From a region of the Fusobacterium periodonticum ATCC 33693 genome:
- the ilvA gene encoding threonine ammonia-lyase, giving the protein MAKLEDFVKAKEKLSKVLLETHLIHSPIFSKESGNEVYIKPENLQKTGSFKIRGAYNKISNLTEEEKKRGVIASSAGNHAQGVAYGARELGIKAVIVMPKSTPLIKVESTKQYGAEVVLHGDVYDDAYKKAKELEEKESYVFVHPFNDEDVLDGQGTIALEILNELPETDIILVPIGGGGLISGIACAAKLIKPDIKIIGVEPEGAASAYEAIKENKVVELKEANTIADGTAVKRIGDLNFEYIKKYVDEIITVSDYELMEAFLLLVEKHKIIAENSGILSIAATKKIKEKNKKVVSVISGGNIDVLMISSMINKGLIRRDRIFSFSVNISDKPGELAKVVDLIAELGANVVKLEHNQFKNLSRFRDVEVQITVETNGTEHIQNLIETFEQKGYEIIKIKSKIN; this is encoded by the coding sequence ATGGCTAAGCTGGAAGATTTTGTTAAGGCAAAAGAAAAATTGTCAAAGGTACTTTTAGAAACACATTTGATTCATAGTCCAATATTTTCAAAAGAATCTGGGAATGAAGTATATATAAAGCCAGAAAATTTACAAAAGACAGGCTCTTTCAAGATAAGAGGTGCCTACAATAAAATTTCAAACTTAACAGAGGAAGAAAAGAAAAGAGGAGTTATTGCTTCATCAGCAGGAAATCATGCTCAAGGTGTTGCTTATGGAGCTAGAGAGTTAGGAATAAAAGCAGTAATTGTAATGCCTAAGTCTACTCCACTAATTAAAGTTGAATCAACTAAACAGTATGGTGCAGAAGTTGTGTTACATGGAGATGTTTATGATGATGCATACAAAAAAGCTAAAGAGTTAGAAGAAAAAGAGTCCTATGTTTTTGTGCATCCATTTAATGATGAAGATGTTTTAGATGGACAAGGAACAATAGCATTAGAAATTTTAAATGAATTACCAGAAACTGATATAATCTTAGTTCCTATCGGTGGAGGGGGATTAATTTCTGGAATAGCTTGTGCTGCAAAATTAATAAAGCCTGACATTAAAATTATAGGTGTTGAACCAGAAGGGGCAGCTTCAGCTTATGAAGCTATAAAAGAAAATAAAGTAGTTGAACTTAAAGAAGCTAACACCATAGCTGATGGTACTGCAGTAAAAAGAATAGGAGATCTAAATTTTGAATATATTAAAAAATATGTAGATGAAATTATAACAGTATCTGATTATGAATTGATGGAAGCATTTTTATTATTGGTAGAAAAACATAAGATTATCGCTGAAAATTCAGGAATACTTTCTATTGCAGCTACAAAAAAAATTAAAGAAAAAAATAAAAAAGTGGTATCTGTAATAAGTGGAGGAAACATAGATGTTTTAATGATTTCTTCTATGATAAATAAAGGACTTATAAGAAGAGATAGAATATTTAGTTTCTCAGTTAATATATCTGATAAGCCTGGAGAACTAGCAAAAGTTGTTGATTTAATAGCAGAATTAGGAGCTAATGTAGTAAAACTAGAACATAATCAATTTAAGAATTTATCAAGATTTAGAGATGTTGAAGTTCAAATTACTGTTGAAACTAATGGAACTGAGCATATACAAAATTTAATAGAAACTTTTGAACAAAAAGGTTATGAAATAATTAAAATAAAATCAAAAATAAATTAA